GGTGGGTAGACCTTGTCTGAAGGGCTGAATTCTACTTTTTCAGACCCGTTCAGTTGCCCCAATAGTGAGACGTAACTAGGGTCAGTAGCGGCGGCCACCTCATAAGCTGCCAAGGAGGCATAGCTGTAAATACGAGCAGCTACTGGGGGAGAGAAGATGTCATGAATGATCACTTCTGTGATTTTATCCTGGGCTTCGCTCAGGTAATGTCCATCTGTGATGGTATGGGTATAATCCACTTTCTTGGCGCAGGAAACAGCAAGCAGAATTATTCCTGAGAAAAGCAGAAGTTTTTTTAATCGCATAATGAAAGGCTTTATTGGGCTTGAATTTTCCGAAATCGGGAATTCTCAAGCAATTGAGGGATTTCGGGTTCTCTTGTTTGGGACGTTAAAGCTATTGGAATTTAAGTAAGTATCAAAAAAAAACAATCAAGTTTAGCCCGAAAAAGCGGATGCGGATAGGGGGTGAAGTCCCAGGCGTTCAGCTTGGTGTTGTGCATAGTCCCAAAGGCAAGAGACTCAGTATTCCCAAATTTCCGCTGCTGCGCTATTTTTCACAATTAGAATTCTTCCATCTCCCAATTGAGCTATGGCGCGTACATCTCCATTGATTTTTAAGCCATGCTCAGCGTTTCGCCAGTACTCAAAAGTTCCATCTCCGTTTCCTAGCAACACATCTCCGTAGCTTGCATCATACTTTCCGAATTCAGGTTTGGCCTGAAATAAATTTCCACCCAAAATCAGATCTAGGTTCCCGTCTTCGTTGAGGTCAACTATAGAGACTGCAAATACATACGAGCGCTGAGCCATCCGAGGAAATGGTTTCCATGAAAAGTCCCCCTTACCTGCATTCATTAGTACGCCCGACTCCAGGTTGTTGATTTCATTCACGATGGATCTGTCCAGTACTTCTGAGGGGAAAATATCCGTGAGTGTCTGATTGTTATAGTTGCTATAGCGCATGTACTTCTTTTTGATGGAAGGAATCTGCCGTTCTAGCTCGTGCTTTAGGGTATATGGTATCTGTACTCCATTGTTTTCTCTGACAAATATGTGTTCAATAGAACCGTTCTGGTCAAAATCATTGAGGTACATCTTGATGGGGTTTTCGGGAGAGGTTTTGAAGCGCGAGTTCAACCCGTTATTTCCCAAAATCAAATCAGGGAAACCATTTTCGTCCAGGTCAGCTACTGCTAGCGTTCTATACCAGCCCTTCAGCTTGTCCAGCTCAGGCATTTCTATTTTCTCAAGCTTTTCCCCAGTGTTTTTGAAAAAAACAGGAGCGCTCCACTCTCCGACCAGAACTAAATCCACATAGCCATCCTGATCCCAATCTACGGGTTGAGCGTCTGTGATCATCCCGATTTCGGACAGAGCAGGCGCTAGGGCAGTGGTTTGCTCAATAAAATTCCCATTTCCGTCATTCATGAAAATACCACTGCTCGCAGCAGCTCCGTAATCAAATGGTACCAGTCTTCCCCCCACAAATAAGTCCGGAGCTCCATCGGCATTCAGGTCTATGACCCGTATCACGGCTGTACTTCCTCTATTGGTTTCAAACCCGGGCTGTTTGCTCTTACTGAAGTTTCCTGCACCGTCATTCAGGTAGAGTCGGTTGATGAGCTCAGGAGCGCCTAAGCTGGATTCGTTTCCCCCAGAAGCTACTATCAAATCCAAAAAACCATCAGCATTGGCATCAAAAAACAAGGCATCAGTATCTTCAGAAAGAGCATCTGCGCTGAATGTTTTCTGTGCTGAGAAATGAAAACTTCCATTGGCATCTCCGAGATATAGTTTTCCTTCAAAGCCTCTGGCTCCGCCAAAAAAGAGATCTTCTATGCCATCTCCGTTTACATCCCCTTGGGCAAAAGCTGGGCCCTCTGTAGAATACATATGAAAGGTCAATCGATCTCGGTCAAAGTCCACCATGGGGTTTTCCTCATGGGCAAAGTCGATTTGTGCTGCGGGTGCTGGCTGGAAGAATGAGGTTTCAGGCCGCTCAAAAAAGTTGACTGAAGAATCCATTAGCGTGGCATTTTCCCAGGATAAGGTCAGGAGTTGATCCACTTGAGTCGGGCCGGTTTTGGTGTACTTGCCATCTGGCCAAAGCACGGTGATCTCAGTGATGGATTTTTGATTACCCAGACCAATGGTGAGTTTCGGGTCCACAGAGGATTCGAAGCCGCGGTTGGGCATTTGCTCGGCATAGAATAGTTGATCGTTGGTGGCTACTTTTACCTGCGCTCCTATAGCCTCGGTATTCATGCCTTTTCCTATCAATTCTAATTGGATGTAATGGTTTGCCGGATTGAGTGTCTTACTCTGATTTTTGAATATGGAAACAGGCCTGTTTACATTGTTGACCACCAGGTCAAGAGCGCCGTCATTATTCAGGTCTCCATATGCTGCGCCATTGGAATGCATGGCCTCCCCGAGTCCCCAGGATTCTGCCAGATTTTCAAATTTTAGGTCCCCGAGGTTTTTATAAGCATAGTTAGAGACAGGTGTGCTGGGGATGGGATCGACTAAGGCTTTGTAATTTATATCCTGTTGGGAGATGATTTTGATTTTGGTTTCGTCGTCATCGATGAAGTTCAGGTAATCTAAATCTGTAATGTCCTGATAGATACCATTGGCTACGAATAGGTCCCGCCTACCGTCATTATCCATGTCGAAAATCAAAGCTCCCCAGCTCCAGTCTGTTGCCTCAAGATTGGCGAGTCTGCCCATCTCGCTGAAGGTTCCGTCTCCATTGTTGATGTGAAGCATGTTTCTAGAGAATTGATAGTGATAGCCATGGGTCTTGTTGAATAGGAAATTGTCCCAGTTTTCAAAGGTGGTCACCTGCTTTAATCTCTCTTGCTGCTCGGGAAGCATGTCAGTTACGAATACATCAAGTAAGCCGTCTCCATTGATATCTGCGATATCCGCGCCCATTGAGGATGTGGAGATGGAGCGCATGGATTGCTCCAGTGATTCTGTGAATGTACCGTCTTGATTGTTGATGTAGAGGTAGTCTTTTTCGAAGAAATCGTTCGATATGAAAATGTCTGGCCAGGTATCTTGGTTTAAATCTCCCACTGTAATTCCCAGACCAAAACCGATGATAGAGCCGTAGATTCCAGCTTCTTCACTTACATCTGTGAATTTGCCAGCATCATTTCTAAAAAGTTTGTCTCCTCCTACTGAATCCCGCTTGAGCCTTTCATTCTGCATTTTGTTAAAGCTCCCGATCGCTTGGTAGCTGTTGTTGAGCAGGTAGACGTCTAAATCTCCGTCTTTGTCATAATCAAAAAATACAGCATGGGTGGAAAAGCCCTGGTCTGCCAGTCCGTAAATTTCTGCTTCTTCGGAAAAGGTGCCGTCACCTTGGTTGATAAAAAGTTCGTTTTGCTTGTTGTCTCCCGAAATGTCCCCAGAGTTGCAGACATAAATATCCAGCAGGCCGTCCCCATTTACATCGGCCATAGCTACTCCTGTACTCCAGGCTCTGGTGCCGGCAACTCCGGCTTTGCTGGTCACATCTTCAAACTGAAAGTCACCCTTATTGAGGTATAATTTATTTTCACCCAGATTTGAAGTGAGGTAGATGTCTAGCAGGCCGTCCTTATTCACATCGCCCAAAGCCACACCTCCGCCATTATAAAAATTTCTGTAAGTGAAGATGTTAAACTCTTCATCAAAGGTCAGGCTGTTTGCGAAAGTTATCCCTGAAGCACTGGGAGGAATTTCTTCAAACAAAGTCACCGGATCTACTTGGCTCTGGCAAGAGAATACAGCTAGTATAGCTAATGTCTGAAATAGTTTTTGCCTCATACTTTTAGTCCTACCTACGGTCTTTTTGATGCTGCCAATATATAATTTACTCCAGCAAAGAGAAATCAAACTTATCTGAGAATGGTCAGTAAAGAAAGCAAATCCCGGTTAAAGGGAATGCGAGTTTTTCTGTTGAAGTAAAAAGCGCTGCATGAACTTACTTTCTAAAATCATCTTAAAAGCTCCAAGCCTACCCCGTTTATCCTGAAAACCTATTGTATCTTAGAAGCTAGAATTCTGTATATGAAGCAATTTTATATCTTTTTAGTCGTATGGATTAGTTTTTTGTCCACTTCAGTTCATGCACAGGGTATACGCGGACAAGTCACTACTAGCGAAGGTGAACCTTTGCCGTATGCATCGGTCTATGTCAGAAATCTAGGAGATGGAGTGCCCACTAATGAAGAGGGAAAATACGAGTACAAATTGCCCAAGGGTATCTATGACGTGCTGATCCAGTACCTGGGCTATAAGTCCCAATTGGAAACCATAATTGTAGGCGAAGACTGGACAGTGAGGGATTTTGTACTGGAGCCTCAGGATTATACTTTGGCTGAAGTGGAGGTGAAGGCAGGTGCTGAAGACCCGGCGCTTACTATCATGCGAAAGGCCATTGCCAAAGCAAAATACCATAGATTGCAGATTCAGAAGTATAGCATGACTGTGTATCTAAAAGGGACTGGGAAGCTGACCGATGCCCCATTTTTCATGAAAAAAACGCTGGAAAAAGAAGGTCTGAATCTGAATGAGGCATACACCTCAGAGTCGGTTTCCAGGATTACATTTACCCAGCCCAATAAAGTGGAAGAAAGAGTCATTTCCATCCGTACCAATGGAGACAATCAGTCCACTTCCCCTGCACCCTATATCCAGACCACCTTTTATCAGGAGCAGATCAATGGCATCATATCTCCGCTATCGCGCTCTGCATTTAATTATTATAAATTCCATTACGAAGGTAGTTTCTTTGATCAGGATGTGCTGGTAAGCAAGATCAGGGTCACGCCGAGGTCCAGAGGTGAGAAGGTCTTTGAGGGCTACATTTACATCATAGAAGATCTATGGGCGATTCATAGCTTAAATCTGAAAACTTCCCTTTTAGGTTTTGAGATCCAAGCCAAACAGCAATATGCGCCAGTGGCCGAGAATGTCTGGATGCCCCTCACACATACTTATGCTTTTGGAGGTAAAATATTTGGCTTTGAAGGGGAGTTCAACTACCTGGCATCCACACGGGAATATGAGATAGAGCTGAACCCGGACCTGGTGCAAGTGCCGGAAATCATAGATGAAAAGGTACAGGAAGTGCCTGAGGTGGCTGCTGAATTTGACAAGTCAGTGTCCACCTTGGAGCAGCTGGCAGCAGAAAAGCCTACTACCCGTAAGGAGTACAGGAAGCTGCTAAACGAGTATGAAAAAGAGTCCTTAAAGGAGCGAGAGGAGCCGGATGTGATCGAAGAGAGCTACTATGAAGTGGACTCTATGGCTAAGAAATATGATCAGGCTTACTGGGATAGTATACGTCCGGTTCCGCTGACTGAGAGCGAAATAAAAGGCTATCAAAGGGACGATAGTCTGGCTACTGTGGAAGCTGCCAAGATGAGTGATGTGGACTCCGTGGCCAAGAAAGCCAAACGGAAATTTAAACCTTTGGACTTTATGAACGGTGCAAGTTACAGTATGGGAAGTGGGGTTTCTATTGGCTTTAGGCAAAACTGGACCAAGATTTCTTTTAATACAGTGGAAGGGGCAAAGCTAGGTCTAGGGCTTTTCTACCGCAAAGAATCATCAAGGCTAGCAGCTGATAGTGTGAGTTTGCTTCGCAAAAGCTTTAACATAGAACCGGAATTCCGGTATGGCTTTTCCAGCAATAGATTTTACGGAAAAGTTGATTTCAGGTGGTCTCAGACCCAAACACTTTCGGGTACTACTTTCGGTGTGAAGGGAGGGAGGTACATCTACCAGTTTAATGGAGGAGAGCCGATCAATGAGCAGGTCAATGCATTTTATTCCTTGTTTCTACGGCAAAATTACATGAAGCTCTACGAGCAGGATTTTGTACAGGCCTACTGGGCGCACCGTGTCAATGGAGGTTTCACTTATAGAGTGAATATGACGTATGCCCAGCGTGGGGAGCTTTTCAATACAAACAATTACAGCATCTATAACAAGCCTGAGCGGGAGTACAGTGCCAATCGACCCGAAAATGTAGAAACCGGAGTGGCCTCTTTTGTAGATCATGATATTTTAAAGCTGAGCGCTTCGCTGGACTGGAGGCCAGGGATTAAATATGGCATACGCAATGGAAGAAAATATGCCCTTAGAGATCGCTCTCCACTTGTAAAAGTAGCCTATAACAAAGCCTTTGGTGGAATAGGGGAAGGGCCTTCGGCAAAATTTGATCAGGTAGAGCTTGGGATTGAACATGATTACAGCTTTGGGGTGAGCGGAAAACTGGATTTTAATCTGTCAGCGGGAGCTTTTCTAAACCAAGATCAGGTTTACTTCCCGGATTTTCAGCATTTCGGAGGTAACCGAACCATCTTTTCAAATTTTGGCCCCGCATCGAATTACAGGTTTATGGACTATTACAAGTACAGTACTCAGTCCAAGTATTTCTCAGGGATTGTACATTATCAGTTCAGAAAATTTTTGTTAACCCAGTTGCCCATGCTGAGATTTTCCGGCGTGAGGGAAAATATCTTTTTCAATTACCTGAAAACTGATCATTCACCGCATTACTATGAGGTAGGCTATTCCTTGGATAATTTATTTCGGATCTTTCGTTTGGAAATCGGTGCAGGTTTTGAAAACCAGGACTATTTGCGGGGAGGAGTGCGATTGGGGATAGCCACTTTTATCAATGTGAGTGTGAATGACTAGGCATTAAAAAACCCGGCCTAGCCGGGTTTTTTTAATGCGATTAAACTTTCATGATATCTGCCTCTTTTTTGTCCAGAAGCTCGTCCAGTTTTACTGAATATTGGTCAGTTAGTTTTTGGACCTTATCCTCAGCTCGTTTGATTTCGTCTTCGGATGCACCTTCTTTTTGAAGCTTTTTCAACTCATCATTCGTGTCCTTTCGTACGTTTCTGATGGAGATTTTACCGTTTTCGCATTCGTTTTTAGCTTGCTTTACCAAGGCGATTCTTCTTTCCTCGGTAAGGGCTGGAATGGTCAAAATGATCATCTCTCCATTATTTTGCGGAGCCAGACCTAGATCTGAGTTGATGATGGCTTTTTCTATTTCAGGGATAAGGGATTTCTCAAAAGGCTTGATCGCCAAGGTCCTTCCATCAGGTGTAGATACTGAGGCTACCTGGTTCATAGGAGTAGGGGCTCCATAGTAGGAGACCAAGATGCCGTCCAAAAGGTTTGGCATGGCCTTGCCTGCACGGATTTTCAGTAGCTCAGAGGCAGTGTGATCCACTGCTTTCTGCATCAATTCCTTTGCTTCGTCAAGGTATAATTCGATTTCTTCCATGATTGTATGCTTATAATGAAGTGATCAAAGTTCCGATTTTTTCGCCTTCCACCAGTTTGCTCAAATTTCCTGCCTTATTCATATCGAATACGATGATGGGAAGGTTGTTTTCCTGGCAAAGGGTGAATGCAGTCATATCCATGACATTGAGGTTTTTCTCATATACCTCATGAAATGAGATGGTTTGGTATTTGGTAGCTGTGGTGTCTTTTTCCGGGTCAGAAGTATACACGCCGTCCACTCGGGTTCCTTTCAGTACTACATCTGCTTCCACTTCTATGGCTCGAAGGCTGGCCGTGGAATCCGTGGTAAAATAAGGATTGCCTATACCTGCACCGAAAATCACTATGCGTCCTTTTTCCAGGTGTCTGATGGCTCTCCTTCTGATGAAGGGCTCACACACACTTTCGATTTTTATTCCTGACATCAGGCGGGTGTACATTCCTCCTTGCTCCAAAGCACTCTGCAATGCCATGGCATTGATCAGCGTGGCGAGCATGCCCATGTAGTCTCCCTGCACTCGGTCGATACCGGATTTTTCTGCTTGCACTCCTCTGAAAATATTGCCTCCGCCGATTACGATAGCGATTTCAACTCCCATATCCTTCACCTTCTTGATTTCCTGGGTGTATTGCTGAAGTCTTACAGGGTCGATTCCGTAGCTCTTATCTCCCATTAGCGCTTCGCCACTTAGTTTGAGCAGTATTCTCTTGTATTTCATTTGATGTTGATTGTTTTCAGCGATCGAGTTATCGTTTTTAGGCGATTATTTCGGTTATGACCCCATGCATTGACCCATTAAAATACTTGTGAGAAACCAAGTGAGGTCTACAGAGCTTCAGGATTGTGCAAAATAATCCGACAAATATAATTTCTTCAGGGCATAATGCTAGGCATCTTGGTTAAAATTGGATAAGGATCTGGTTTTTTTCCACGCTTTGGTTGAGCGAGACTTTTACATTTTTCACCAGTCCATCCCCCGGTGATTTGATGATATTCTCCATCTTCATCGCTTCCAGCACTAAAATCACATCTCCCTTTTTGACTTCATCACCTGCTTTTACCCTCAGATCCAAAATCAGCCCTGGCATTGGTGCTTTGATTTCTTTCAGCGCTGAGCTGGCTTTGGTGTCCATCCCCAGTTGCTCCAGTAGTAGATCGAAGCGGTCTTTTACTTGTAGTTCGGAGACCTTGTTGCCCAGGCGGATTTTCAAGGTTTTGGTTTCTTTGTCCAGTGCAATCAATTCGGCTTCCAGGGACCGACTGCCTGCTATGAGGTGGATTTTCCGGTCTGATATCCACTTCAGATCCCAATAGATACTTTTGCCGTTCACTTGTAGGCCTTCTTGGGTTTTTTCTACCGAATAGGTCTTATTTTGGATGGTAACTGTAAACATTCCTGCTAATTTGAATCCGAATATACAATTTCCTCACAACCTCGGCACTTTCGCCAGCTTTAATCTATGAACTCATTGTCAATCGTTTTGCGAATAATTTTTGGTCCCAGATCTTTTAACTTGTTTTTGATACTGGCAGTGCTTGCAGTAGGCTGTAAGTCGAGTCAGTCTATTCCCACTACCCAGGAGATTGAATCACATGGAGGATTAGAGCCTTCTGATACGCTCAGCCAAGCGGCTACTCCGGGATATGATAGGCTGGTACAGGAAAAGGAACAAGCCATTGCTTTGTATAAGCCTGCGGCTACCAAGCTTTTTGATATTCTCCACACCGAATTAGATTTAGCATTTGATTATCAAAATCAGACGGTGACTGGTACGGCAGAATTGACGATTAGGCCTTTTTTTCATCCTCAGCAGGAATTGGTGTTAGACGCTCAGGATTTTGAGCTCGGAAGGATATATTATGAAAATGGAGGTGAACCCCAGTCCACAGGGTATAGGTATGATGGGCAGCAGGTTCGGATATACTTGCCAGAGGAGGTTACCAGAGCAGATACTTTCAAGCTTTCCATGAAATATACTGCGTTTCCGGAGCGAAATTCCGGACCGGGAAGTGCTGCGATTTCCGATACCAAAGGTTTGTACTTTATCGACCCTCTGGATACGGTGCCAAGTAAACCTAGGATGATTTGGACGCAAGGTGAGACGGATCATAACTCTAAGTGGTTTCCAACTTTGGATACACCGAATGAGAAGTTTACGCAGCTGATCAAATTGACAGTTGCAGATTCACTGGTGACCATAGGCAATGGGGAATTGGTCCGGCAAGAAGAGCTAGGCAATGGACTACGAAAGGATCACTGGGAGATGAATCTGCCCCATTCCCCATATTTGGCTGCTTTTGCCATTGGAGACTTTGGAAAAGTCGAGGCAGAATGGGATGGCATTCCTTTGGGGTATTATGTGGAAAAGGGATTTGAAAAAGGAGCTGAGCGGGTGTTTAAAAACACTCCTGAGATGATGGGGTTTTTCTCTGGGAAGTTGGGAGTGAGATACCCATGGCCAAAGTACGATCAGATTGTAGTCAGGGATTTTGTGTCTGGTGCGATGGAAAATACTACGGCATCGATTTTTATGGAGGAGTTGCGCTTAGATGAGCACGAAGCCATAGATTCAGAATGGGACTACATCATTGCCCATGAGCTTTTTCACCAGTGGTTTGGGGACTATGTATCTGTAGAGTCCTGGGCAAACCTCACTCTGAATGAAGGTTTTGCCAATTACAGTGAATTTCTGTGGAATGAGTACAAATATGGAGCTGATGAGGCCAAACTCAAATTGATAGCTGAGACTGAAAACTATTATGCAGAAGCTGAGAACAAGCAAGTGGACCTGATTAGGTATGCATATTCAAATGCGGAAGATTTGTTTGACTCTCATAGCTATAGTAAGGGAGGGATGATCATTCACATGTTGAGAACCTACCTTGGCGAGACCGTTTTTTATAGGGCACTTCAGGATTACTTAGAAAAGCATGCCTTTGGCAATGTTGAAGTGAACGACCTGAGGATGGCCTTTGAGAAAATATCTGGGGAGGATTTGAGCTGGTTTTTCAATCAGTGGTTTTTGGACAAGGGGCACCCTGAGCTCTTGTTTGAGGTAGATTATTCCATTCCCGAAAACATTTTGATTTCAGTGACTCAACTGCAGGATTTGAATGAGGCACCACTTTATCAGCTGCCCATAGTGGTGAGTTGGTATGAAGGCGGTGAAAGAAAAAGTAAGCAGTTGTTTATGAACCAGGCTTTTCAGCAGTTTGCGCTGGAAAATAAGACCCCTGTGGACTTAGTGTTTATAGATGAAGGGAAAAATCTTTTGGCAAAAAGAATTCAAAGCTCCAGTCCTGAGCAAATGCGGAGTCAGTTTAGGATTTCAGAATTAGGCATTGCCCGATATGAAGCATTAGATAGTCTGGCAGCCTGGGAAGCCCATTTGGAACTGGAGTCCATGATGCTAGAGGCCGTGATGGATGAGTTTTGGGCTGTACAGGAAAACGCTCTGTCAATACTGCAAAGTCACACAGAATGGCTGGAAGCTTCTCCTGAGCTAGAGCAAGCGGTGCAAAGTATAGCTTTAGGGGCTGGTAGAAATTCCGTGAGGTCGGGCGCTTTAGATGTGCTAAGTGCCTTTGATCCGGACCAGTATCAGGCGCTTTTCTTAGAGTTGGCGTCGGATTCCTCTTATCTGGTGGCAGGGTCAGCATTGATGGGCTTGGTGAGTGCGGTGGAACCGCCTGTGGATGAAGCGACCATTGAACGGTATTCCGGGGAGACCAATTATAGGATGGTTATCCCAGTGGCAGAATATTACATCTCTAATTACATATCTGGTAAAGGCAATTGGTTTTTGCGTCAGGCGGAGACCATCAAAGGCGAGGGGCTGTATTATTTTTTAGGCTACTTGAGTGAGTATTTTTTAAGATTTCCGGAAGAAGGGGAAGAGGAGGCTGTTGAATTTTTATTTCAGAAGTTTCAATATGACAGCAGAAGTTATGTGAGATTGGGAGCATTTCAGGCATTGCTGGGCTTTACTGAGCCGGCCGAAAACCTGGCGCGTTTAAATAGAATTGCAGGAGAAGAAAGTGATGAAGAGCTTGCCAGCTACTATAACTATTTTTTAGAAGCCTTGAATGATGAAAATTAATCTCCTGATTTTTAATTTGTTGCTGAATTATTTCGCAAAAACTCATCAAATTTGAAATCCATGTTTTGAATCTTTAATAAAAGCCTATAATTTTGCCATCCGTTACGATAGAGAAGCCGGAGAAAAGGAATCAAAAGTAACGCTAGTTGGGGGAATACCAAAGCGGCCAACTGGGACGGACTGTAAATCCGTTGACTTATGTCTTCACAGGTTCGAATCCTGTTTCCCCCACAACCATTGCCGGAATGCGAAATTTTTTTCTAATTTTGCTGGGCGAAACAGGTCTGATACAGTTCAGACCAAATGGAAGTAACTCTCCATAGTATTGTAAAGTATCGTAATGCTAGGGGCAGAGTGGCCACAAAGATTACAAGCGGGAGTAGCTCAGTTGGTAGAGCGGCAGCCTTCCAAGCTGCAGGTCGCGGGTTCGAGCCTCGTCTCCCGCTCTTTTACTTTTGAAAACAAAGTACAAGAGTCTAAGCCGACGTAGCTCAGGGGTAGAGTACTTCCTTGGTAAGGAAGGGGTCACGGGTTCAAATCCCGTCGTTGGCTCATTTCGGCTTATAAGAAAAAAAACTTAAATATATCTTTAAACTTAAACTGAGGATTTTCACGCATGGCAAAAGCACAATTCGACCGTTCCAAGCCGCACGTTAATATCGGTACGATTGGACACGTAGACCATGGAAAGACTACTTTGACAGCAGCTATTACTACTGTATTGGCATCAAAGGGTCTATCTGAATTAAGAGATTTCTCTTCTATCGACAACGCTCCGGAAGAAAAAGAAAGAGGTATCACTATCAATACCTCTCACGTAGAATATCAAACTGAAAAGAGACACTACGCTCACGTAGACTGTCCAGGTCACGCCGATTACGTTAAAAACATGGTAACAGGTGCTGCCCAGATGGACGGTGCTATCCTAGTGGTAGCAGCTACTGACGGACCAATGCCTCAAACTAGAGAGCACCTTCTTTTGGCTCGCCAGGTAGGGGTGCCTGCTCTAGTAGTATTCATGAACAAAGTAGACATGGTGGACGATCCAGAGCTTCTTGAGCTTGTGGAGATGGAAGTTAGAGAGCTACTTTCTTTCTATGAATTCGACGGTGACAATATCCCAGTTATCGCTGGTTCTGCACTTGGTGCATTGAACGGTGAAGAGAAGTGGGTAGAGACTGTTATGGAATTGATGAATGCTGTAGATGAGCACATCCCACTTCCAGAAAGAGCTGTTGACAAAGACTTCTTGATGCCTGTAGAGGACGTATTCTCGATCACTGGTCGTGGTACTGTTGCTACTGGTAGAATCGAAAGAGGTGTTGTAAACTCTGGTGAAGCAGTGGATATCATCGGTATGGGTGCTGAAGGACTTAAGTCTACAGTTACTGGTGTTGAGATGTTCCGTAAGATCCTAGACAGAGGTGAAGCTGGTGATAACGTAGGTTTATTGCTAAGAGGTATTGAAAAAGCTCAGATCAAGAGAGGTATGATTATCTGTAAGCCTGGATCTGTGACTCCTCACGCTCATTTCAAAGCAGAAGTTTACGTTCTTTCTAAAGAAGAAGGTGGACGTCACACTCCATTCTTCAACAAGTACCGTCCACAATTCTACTTGAGAACTACAGACGTTACCGGAGAGATCAAGCTTCCTGAATCTGTAGAAATGGTAATGCCAGGTGATAACGTGACTATCGAAGTTAACTTGCTAAACGCAGTTGCTCTTGAGAAAGGTCTTCGTTTTGCGATCCGTGAGGGTGGTAGAACTGTAGGAGCTGGTCAGGTTACTGAAATCCTTGACTAATCATATCAATTGATTGAATTATAAAAACAATGCGATCTCAAATATTTTGGGATCGCATTTGTTTCTTTAAGAATCAATCCCTAATTTTGCGTTCCCATATTCGGGACGATCATTCACACGGGCATAGTTCAACGGCAGAATAGCGGTCTCCAAAACCGTTGATGGGAGTTCGAATCTCTCTGCCCGTGCCAGTAAGTTAAGTACACTATGAATCTAAAAAACTTTGTCCTTGAGTCTTATGACGAAATGAAAAACAAGGTCACTTGGCCCAAGTATTCATTTCTTCAAAATAGTGCCGTATTGGTGTTAGTGGCCTCATTGATTTTTGCGCTTTTTATTGGCGTGATTGATCTTGGCTTTGAGAACATCATGACATGGTTTTACGATTTATTCTAAATTGAATTGACATTACAGAATGGCTGAACATAAGTGGTACGTACTCAGAGTAGTAGCGGGACAAGAGAAAAAAACTAAAACCTATCTGGACAATGAAATTTCCAGACAGGATATCGGGGCATTTATACCCGAGG
This genomic window from Algoriphagus sp. TR-M9 contains:
- a CDS encoding acetyl-CoA carboxylase biotin carboxyl carrier protein subunit, giving the protein MFTVTIQNKTYSVEKTQEGLQVNGKSIYWDLKWISDRKIHLIAGSRSLEAELIALDKETKTLKIRLGNKVSELQVKDRFDLLLEQLGMDTKASSALKEIKAPMPGLILDLRVKAGDEVKKGDVILVLEAMKMENIIKSPGDGLVKNVKVSLNQSVEKNQILIQF
- a CDS encoding M1 family metallopeptidase yields the protein MNSLSIVLRIIFGPRSFNLFLILAVLAVGCKSSQSIPTTQEIESHGGLEPSDTLSQAATPGYDRLVQEKEQAIALYKPAATKLFDILHTELDLAFDYQNQTVTGTAELTIRPFFHPQQELVLDAQDFELGRIYYENGGEPQSTGYRYDGQQVRIYLPEEVTRADTFKLSMKYTAFPERNSGPGSAAISDTKGLYFIDPLDTVPSKPRMIWTQGETDHNSKWFPTLDTPNEKFTQLIKLTVADSLVTIGNGELVRQEELGNGLRKDHWEMNLPHSPYLAAFAIGDFGKVEAEWDGIPLGYYVEKGFEKGAERVFKNTPEMMGFFSGKLGVRYPWPKYDQIVVRDFVSGAMENTTASIFMEELRLDEHEAIDSEWDYIIAHELFHQWFGDYVSVESWANLTLNEGFANYSEFLWNEYKYGADEAKLKLIAETENYYAEAENKQVDLIRYAYSNAEDLFDSHSYSKGGMIIHMLRTYLGETVFYRALQDYLEKHAFGNVEVNDLRMAFEKISGEDLSWFFNQWFLDKGHPELLFEVDYSIPENILISVTQLQDLNEAPLYQLPIVVSWYEGGERKSKQLFMNQAFQQFALENKTPVDLVFIDEGKNLLAKRIQSSSPEQMRSQFRISELGIARYEALDSLAAWEAHLELESMMLEAVMDEFWAVQENALSILQSHTEWLEASPELEQAVQSIALGAGRNSVRSGALDVLSAFDPDQYQALFLELASDSSYLVAGSALMGLVSAVEPPVDEATIERYSGETNYRMVIPVAEYYISNYISGKGNWFLRQAETIKGEGLYYFLGYLSEYFLRFPEEGEEEAVEFLFQKFQYDSRSYVRLGAFQALLGFTEPAENLARLNRIAGEESDEELASYYNYFLEALNDEN
- the tuf gene encoding elongation factor Tu, which translates into the protein MAKAQFDRSKPHVNIGTIGHVDHGKTTLTAAITTVLASKGLSELRDFSSIDNAPEEKERGITINTSHVEYQTEKRHYAHVDCPGHADYVKNMVTGAAQMDGAILVVAATDGPMPQTREHLLLARQVGVPALVVFMNKVDMVDDPELLELVEMEVRELLSFYEFDGDNIPVIAGSALGALNGEEKWVETVMELMNAVDEHIPLPERAVDKDFLMPVEDVFSITGRGTVATGRIERGVVNSGEAVDIIGMGAEGLKSTVTGVEMFRKILDRGEAGDNVGLLLRGIEKAQIKRGMIICKPGSVTPHAHFKAEVYVLSKEEGGRHTPFFNKYRPQFYLRTTDVTGEIKLPESVEMVMPGDNVTIEVNLLNAVALEKGLRFAIREGGRTVGAGQVTEILD
- the secE gene encoding preprotein translocase subunit SecE; translated protein: MNLKNFVLESYDEMKNKVTWPKYSFLQNSAVLVLVASLIFALFIGVIDLGFENIMTWFYDLF
- the pyrH gene encoding UMP kinase; this translates as MKYKRILLKLSGEALMGDKSYGIDPVRLQQYTQEIKKVKDMGVEIAIVIGGGNIFRGVQAEKSGIDRVQGDYMGMLATLINAMALQSALEQGGMYTRLMSGIKIESVCEPFIRRRAIRHLEKGRIVIFGAGIGNPYFTTDSTASLRAIEVEADVVLKGTRVDGVYTSDPEKDTTATKYQTISFHEVYEKNLNVMDMTAFTLCQENNLPIIVFDMNKAGNLSKLVEGEKIGTLITSL